A region from the Pseudomonas cucumis genome encodes:
- the cyoA gene encoding ubiquinol oxidase subunit II, protein MSKNRYPRLLGLLPLLGTLLLGGCNMTLLDPKGQVGLDERNLIITATLLMLLVVVPVIVMTFLFAWKYRASNQDAVYTPKWSHSTKIEIAVWTIPVLIIIALGYITYKSTHALDPYKPLESDVKPITIEVVALDWKWMFIYPEQGIATVNKIVFPAHTPINFKVTSDSVMNSFFIPALGGQIYAMAGMQTKLHLIANQNAEMDGISANYSGAGFTGMKFKAIATSQEDFDAWVSEVKKAPKQLEKAEYEALSKPSQNNPVELYSSVTPNLFQIIVDKYEGMKPGPKVKHEKKEKEVAATQGMDMNSHSAAGAEE, encoded by the coding sequence ATGAGTAAAAACAGGTACCCCAGACTACTAGGCTTATTGCCGCTGCTCGGCACGTTGTTGCTGGGAGGCTGCAACATGACCTTGCTCGACCCTAAGGGCCAGGTCGGCCTGGATGAGCGAAACCTGATCATCACCGCAACGCTGCTGATGCTGTTGGTCGTCGTGCCGGTCATCGTCATGACTTTCCTGTTCGCCTGGAAATACCGCGCGTCCAACCAAGACGCCGTCTACACGCCGAAGTGGTCGCACTCCACCAAGATCGAAATCGCAGTGTGGACGATCCCGGTGCTGATCATCATTGCCCTGGGTTACATCACCTACAAGTCGACCCACGCGCTTGACCCTTACAAGCCGCTGGAATCCGACGTCAAGCCAATCACCATTGAAGTGGTCGCGCTGGACTGGAAGTGGATGTTCATCTATCCGGAGCAAGGCATCGCCACGGTCAACAAGATCGTGTTCCCGGCCCACACGCCGATCAACTTCAAGGTGACGTCCGACTCCGTGATGAACTCGTTCTTCATCCCGGCCCTGGGCGGCCAGATTTACGCGATGGCCGGCATGCAGACCAAACTGCACCTGATCGCCAACCAGAACGCTGAAATGGACGGTATCTCCGCCAACTACAGCGGCGCGGGTTTCACCGGCATGAAGTTCAAAGCGATCGCCACCTCTCAGGAAGATTTCGACGCCTGGGTAAGCGAAGTCAAAAAGGCACCTAAACAGCTTGAAAAAGCTGAATACGAAGCCCTTTCCAAGCCAAGCCAGAACAACCCAGTCGAGCTCTACTCCTCGGTCACGCCGAACCTGTTCCAGATCATCGTCGACAAGTACGAAGGCATGAAACCGGGTCCGAAGGTGAAGCACGAGAAGAAAGAGAAAGAAGTGGCCGCTACGCAAGGAATGGACATGAACTCGCATTCAGCTGCCGGGGCAGAGGAGTAA